A single window of Narcine bancroftii isolate sNarBan1 chromosome 13, sNarBan1.hap1, whole genome shotgun sequence DNA harbors:
- the LOC138748195 gene encoding uncharacterized protein, which yields MEAVLFPQDDKFEMEGLKAQFEYLSNVHQEQHQVSTRWAVGGVSAVIRDDGQDMECLGPEGKDIISKSNLLQLVEQKYHILIDHLHQETLQKHWEISTFSKLLDLRRSCEQEMSSILSTPMAPMQRSRLFHFLHYLQCQVQLQDTFETAALVLGITEWKESVQDPQLRERRNEMLAVSRLQDFICTTPHHKPWPSVVTSFDSKSLAMLGKIHIQKVILEQLCRNHQEERSLLLQLIYNQMMLLGDVEYCTEKAAFTNSQNDDWVNPPSSRSGALRDDENGDPQIKLLEKAFILYWERKETTTQNPAVTGLMELQFRQLARVQELVQQMEGQSVEDLVNIYCLLHNDLWNNRHYSNLTPMFLGPVTSQMDMDQIVHNKMVDAVAIDIWKVKPPAARGDTIYSSEMTLLPVDNFPLTQEPILEAQRVEELGKMFVGYSEGQEEVGLEIPSNESSIKVEYEVCEAQGVLGRDQRPLEEETASKPSKLSEDQELEVFIGHPSNQSQQVDTGLYTPLDQASVKGEQDPTQEQQDGKEETDSKPNNLLRTDGRQCEMNLALISDEEKKNILRSLVRVQRKAEEKRRRDKERQTLRVQEGLSIARSRTPAIDRPFPHTHGQNIHTEDLHKGSVHWRTRVRETLDQLRQERAFLLRSKGERNTASFKELFDPMETQGFTDGKNQSEHSKVVQPPGVHVTDSHNLMC from the exons ATGGAAGCCGTGCTGTTTCCACAGGATGATAAGTTTGAAATGGAAGGTTTGAAGGCACAGTTTGAGTACCTCAGCAATGTGCACCAAGAGCAGCATCAAGTCAGCACCAG ATGGGCAGTGGGAGGAGTCTCTGCTGTCATTCGTGATGATGGACAGGATATGGAATGCTTAGGTCCTGAGGGCAAGGATATTATATCAAAATCAAACCTTCTCCAGTTGGTGGAGCAGAAATATCATATACTCATTGATCATCTCCATCAAGAGACACTGCAGAAACATTGGG AAATTTCTACTTTTTCAAAGCTCCTGGATTTGCGTAGAAGTTGTGAGCAAGAAATGTCTTCCATTTTATCCACACCAATGGCCCCAATGCAGAGGTCCCGGCTCTTCCATTTTCTGCACTACCTGCAATGCCAGGTTCAGCTCCAAGACACGTTTGAGACAGCAGCACTTGTGCTGGGCATCACTGAGTGGAAGGAAAGTGTCCAAGACCCACA GTTGCGTGAGCGGAGAAATGAAATGTTAGCCGTGAGCAGACTACAGGATTTCATCTGCACGACACCTCACCACAAACCGTGGCCGTCAGTGGTCACAAGCTTTGATTCCAAGTCGTTAGCAATGCTGGGAAAGATTCACATTCAGAAGGTGATTCTGGAACAGTTATGTAGAAATCACCAGGAGGAACGATCA TTGCTGCTACAGTtgatatacaatcagatgatgctTCTTGGTGATGTGGAATACTGCACAGAGAAGGCAGCATTCACTAACAGCCAGAATGACGACTGGGTAAATCCCCCATCAAGCAGGTCTGGAGCGCTCAGGGAT GATGAGAATGGTGACCCTCAGATCAAGCTCCTGGAAAAAGCTTTCATTTTGTACTGGGAAAGGAAGGAGACCACAACTCAAAACCCAGCCGTCACGGGGCTCATGGAGCTGCAGTTCAGGCAATTGGCCAGGGTCCAGGAACTCGTGCAACAGATGGAAGGCCAG TCTGTGGAGGACCTAGTTAACATTTATTGCTTACTGCACAATGATCTGTGGAATAACCGACACTATAGCAACCTGACACCAATGTTCCTGGGGCCAGTTACATCGCAGATGGATATGGATCAGATTG TTCATAACAAGATGGTTGATGCCGTGGCAATAGACATTTGGAAGGTTAAACCACCTGCTGCCAGAGGTGATACCATCTATTCCAGCGAAATGACTCTGCTACCTGTGGACAATTTTCCATTGACACAG GAGCCAATCCTTGAGGCCCAGAGAGTGGAGGAGCTCGGAAAAATGTTTGTTGGTTATTCAGAAGGTCAGGAAGAAGTTGGTTTGGAGATTCCAAGTAATGAAAGTTCAATAAAAGTCGAGTATGAAGTATGTGAAGCACAAGGAGTCTTGGGGAGAGATCAACGACCCCTGGAGGAGGAGACAGCTTCAAAGCCTAGCAAACTG AGTGAAGACCAAGAGTTAGAAGTTTTTATTGGTCATCCATCTAACCAATCACAGCAGGTAGACACTGGTCTGTATACTCCATTGGATCAAGCCTCAGTAAAAGGGGAGCAAGACCCAACGCAAGAGCAGCAGGATGGAAAAGAGGAGACTGATTCAAAGCCCAACAATCTG CTTCGCACAGATGGTCGTCAATGTGAGATGAACTTGGCATTAATATCAGATGAAGAGAAGAAGAATATCTTGCGGAGTCTGGTTCGCGTTCAGAGGAAGGCTGAAGAGAAGCGAAGGAGGGATAAGGAACGGCAGACATTGCGG GTACAGGAGGGCCTCTCCATTGCCCGGAGCAGAACACCAGCCATTGACAGGCCATTCCCTCACACCCATGGACAGAACATTCATACTGAAGACTTGCACAAG GGATCGGTTCACTGGAGGACCAGGGTCAGAGAAACTTTGGATCAACTGCGGCAAGAACGTGCCTTCCTTCTGAGGTCAAAAGGCGAGAG GAACACAGCCAGTTTTAAGGAACTGTTCGATCCAATGGAAACCCAGGGCTTCACTGATGGGAAGAATCAAAGTGAACATTCAAAAGTGGTCCAACCCCCAGGAGTCCATGTAACAGATTCCCACAACTTAATGTGTTGA
- the LOC138748911 gene encoding protein SPMIP1-like, translating into MEQKLNMDTQLQNFWKETITKEDLLRMCWLRHFKGDLSKPPEREIECKKVPILPHVDFQTQKLAVQRKEEVPSEEVKQKKTKSKEQTQSMPLSDMRPVTPEIRALLYDGFSKEDKGRYQYLKARMKKSPSEKYEYPITSSWNYGWNVEDNVEYKKPGFGRSALVETAFYRRNGIFSKAEENDGIN; encoded by the exons ATGGAGCAAAAGCTCAACATGGACACCCAGCTGCAAAATTTCTGGAAAGAAACCATCACAAAAGAAGATCTGCTAAGAATGTGTTGGCTGAGGCATTTTAAAGGTGATCTCAGCAAGCCACCAGAGAGGGAAATTGAGTGCAAGAAGGTACCCATACTGCCACATGTAGACTTCCAGACACAGAAATTAGCAGTGCAGAGAAAAGAGGAGGTGCCTTCAGAGGAGGTAAAACAGAAAAAGACGAAATCTAAGGAGCAGACTCAAAGCATGCCTTTGAGTGATATGAGGCCAGTCACTCCAGAGATACGGGCCCTGTTGTATGATGGATTCTCCAAAGAGGATAAAGGAAGATACCAATACCTAAAAGCCCGAATGAAGAAAAGTCCCAGTGAGAAATACGAGTACCCCATAACCTCTTCCTGGAATTATGGCTGGAACGTAG AGGATAATGTTGAGTACAAGAAACCAGGTTTTGGGCGGTCGGCCTTGGTAGAAACTGCTTTTTACCGAAGAAATGGGATCTTCAGTAAAGCAGAAGAAAATGATGGCATTAACTGA